In Chryseobacterium gotjawalense, the following are encoded in one genomic region:
- a CDS encoding glycosyltransferase family 4 protein produces the protein MKIAFILPSLANQAPVLVCKDIIDYLPNVVECKVFYFDSIEEVKFNCEIERIGFFDKIDFGKYDIIHSHMLRPDLFLAINSLTNLSIKKKLITTIHTDIFKDLAYAYGYLYSKIVPNLWLQAWKRLNKCVVLSQSIKDKYQVIDSKTVVIKNGKSISHDLVDEEDKLLLNQLKNNYKIIGTVCFYDDRKALHQVIQGLVHFKDLVFVVVGSGKDDVHRKLVKLAKDLNVLDRVFFLGSKIKGDRYMEYFDFYVMSSTSESAPLALIEAMGHGKPVICSDLNVFRDNFNDDDVCYFELENINSFKDALGKAINNYDLYTEKSKFLYSSKYSPKKMSESYYKLYESMYNENNN, from the coding sequence ATGAAAATTGCATTTATTTTACCCTCTTTAGCAAATCAGGCCCCCGTCTTAGTCTGCAAGGATATTATCGACTATTTACCTAATGTGGTAGAATGTAAAGTTTTTTATTTTGATTCTATTGAAGAAGTTAAATTTAATTGTGAGATAGAGAGAATAGGTTTTTTCGACAAAATTGATTTTGGAAAATATGATATTATTCATAGTCATATGCTTAGACCTGATTTGTTTTTAGCAATAAATTCTTTAACAAATTTATCAATCAAAAAAAAGTTAATTACAACAATTCATACTGATATTTTCAAAGACTTAGCATATGCATATGGTTATCTATATTCTAAGATTGTTCCTAATCTCTGGTTACAAGCTTGGAAAAGATTAAATAAATGTGTTGTTTTAAGTCAAAGTATTAAGGATAAATATCAAGTAATTGATAGTAAAACTGTAGTTATAAAAAATGGAAAAAGTATTAGTCATGATTTAGTAGATGAAGAAGATAAATTATTGCTAAATCAACTAAAAAATAATTACAAAATTATAGGAACAGTTTGCTTTTATGATGATAGGAAAGCTCTTCATCAAGTGATACAAGGTTTAGTGCATTTCAAAGATTTAGTATTTGTTGTTGTTGGGAGTGGTAAAGATGATGTTCATCGTAAATTAGTCAAACTAGCTAAAGATCTTAACGTTTTAGATAGAGTATTTTTTTTAGGCTCTAAAATTAAAGGAGATAGATATATGGAATATTTTGATTTTTATGTAATGTCATCCACATCAGAATCTGCACCGTTAGCTTTAATAGAGGCGATGGGGCATGGTAAACCAGTTATTTGTTCTGATTTAAATGTTTTTCGTGATAATTTCAATGATGATGATGTTTGTTACTTTGAATTAGAAAATATTAATTCATTTAAAGATGCTTTGGGAAAAGCTATCAATAATTACGATTTATATACTGAGAAATCAAAATTTTTATATTCTTCAAAATACTCACCTAAAAAAATGTCAGAGAGTTACTATAAATTATATGAGAGTATGTACAATGAAAACAATAATTAG
- a CDS encoding IS3 family transposase — protein MKNSKFSEVQIIKILSEQNQGKTVNEICREHGISQPTFYKWKSKYGGLDVQQLSKIRKKRLPARIKQPLVRPIYPNVTWSMDFMHESLENGKSVRTLNIIDDFNREILNITIDSSLPSAKVISQLEQLIEWRGKPEKIRMDNGPEFIAGKMKDYCNKENIELSFIQPGKPTQNSLIERFNRTFRTEFLSVYLFENIKQMRNYAEIWMWMYNNERPHSALQYLTPRDFLLKYGKLNQNSANEFPTFQQNFNNDNNKILTKNSTFECA, from the coding sequence ATGAAAAACAGTAAATTTTCAGAAGTTCAGATCATCAAGATATTATCTGAACAAAATCAGGGAAAAACGGTAAATGAGATTTGCCGGGAGCATGGAATTAGCCAGCCAACCTTTTACAAGTGGAAGAGCAAATATGGTGGATTGGATGTTCAGCAACTTTCAAAAATAAGGAAAAAGCGGCTTCCAGCACGGATAAAACAACCACTGGTTCGCCCCATCTATCCGAACGTTACTTGGAGCATGGATTTTATGCACGAAAGTTTGGAAAATGGCAAAAGCGTGAGAACCCTTAATATCATTGACGATTTTAACAGAGAAATTTTAAACATCACTATTGACAGCAGCTTGCCCTCTGCAAAAGTAATCTCGCAATTGGAACAATTAATTGAATGGCGGGGAAAACCTGAAAAAATAAGAATGGACAACGGACCGGAATTTATTGCAGGAAAGATGAAAGATTATTGCAACAAAGAGAATATCGAACTAAGCTTTATTCAACCAGGGAAACCTACACAAAACTCATTGATTGAGAGATTTAACAGAACATTCCGGACAGAGTTTTTAAGTGTTTACCTCTTTGAGAACATCAAACAAATGAGAAATTATGCAGAAATATGGATGTGGATGTACAATAATGAGAGACCGCATAGTGCGTTACAATACCTTACACCACGGGATTTTTTATTGAAATATGGAAAACTCAATCAAAATAGCGCAAATGAGTTTCCCACATTCCAACAAAATTTCAACAACGACAACAATAAAATATTAACAAAAAACTCTACTTTTGAGTGTGCCTAA
- a CDS encoding flippase, whose translation MSLQKNFLYNLLLIVSQLLFPLLILPYVNRLLGPSQMGLYSMADSLAQYFITIAALGIPIYGVREIAKARSVSNSKFNAVFSELLTINSLFTGVFLLVYAAFFYFSEVVSVNRLVYGIASLQVLAGLFSLEWFFQGIENFKFIALRTFIIRMGSILLIFIFVKDAGDGIVYFSITTGTMVLSATVNLFFLRKAVRYQLPSQLHLMRHIKPLLTFFSTKFMISVYVTLTTVLLGFLSTTTDVGYFSLSFKIFNIIVIIVSSLTTVALARTSNAAGDRDRLMVIVGKISSFNLVVGLPAAALVFLYAKELVLLLGGTQFIASIVSLQYFAVLAFIIPFSNLFALNILTPLKKEKLFLTATIVGTVVSLTLNILLMPTYGYLGATFSFVVTELIVCILLYRAVIKVSPYRFDFYLLATSFIGCLLLIPIYFLVPEMNSYIRLIVSLTASGIVYLSFHLFVAKTELVRKILKFGK comes from the coding sequence GTGTCTTTACAAAAAAACTTTCTCTACAATCTCCTTTTAATCGTCAGTCAGTTGCTCTTTCCGCTGCTGATTCTGCCTTATGTCAATAGATTGTTGGGGCCTTCGCAGATGGGGCTGTACAGTATGGCGGACAGTCTTGCCCAATACTTTATCACTATTGCGGCTTTAGGGATTCCCATTTATGGGGTCCGGGAAATCGCGAAGGCAAGATCAGTGTCTAATTCTAAATTCAACGCGGTGTTTTCGGAACTGTTGACCATCAATAGTCTGTTTACCGGTGTATTTCTGCTGGTGTACGCAGCATTCTTTTATTTCAGTGAGGTTGTGTCGGTGAACCGACTGGTTTATGGAATCGCATCACTTCAGGTATTGGCCGGACTGTTTTCGTTAGAATGGTTTTTTCAGGGGATAGAAAATTTTAAGTTCATCGCATTAAGAACCTTTATCATCAGAATGGGCAGTATCCTGTTGATTTTCATTTTCGTCAAAGATGCGGGCGATGGGATTGTTTATTTTTCAATTACCACGGGGACGATGGTCTTGTCTGCAACCGTCAATCTGTTTTTCCTGCGAAAAGCTGTCCGTTATCAGCTGCCTTCTCAACTGCATTTAATGAGGCATATCAAGCCACTGCTTACTTTTTTTTCCACGAAGTTCATGATCAGCGTCTATGTAACGTTGACAACCGTGTTGTTAGGGTTTTTAAGCACGACCACCGATGTGGGTTATTTTTCATTGTCCTTTAAAATTTTTAATATTATTGTCATCATTGTTTCTTCCCTCACCACCGTCGCCTTAGCAAGAACCTCCAATGCCGCCGGAGACCGGGACCGTTTAATGGTTATTGTGGGTAAAATAAGTTCATTTAATTTGGTAGTGGGTTTGCCGGCGGCCGCCCTGGTATTTCTGTATGCTAAAGAACTGGTGCTTTTACTGGGTGGTACGCAGTTTATTGCTTCTATTGTTTCATTACAATATTTTGCGGTGCTTGCTTTTATTATTCCGTTCAGTAATTTATTTGCGCTCAATATTCTTACGCCCTTAAAAAAAGAAAAATTATTTTTAACTGCCACCATCGTTGGAACCGTGGTCAGTTTAACACTCAATATTCTGTTAATGCCGACTTATGGGTATCTGGGGGCTACCTTTTCCTTTGTGGTGACTGAGCTTATTGTCTGCATATTACTATACCGTGCTGTGATTAAAGTAAGTCCCTACAGGTTTGATTTCTATTTACTGGCAACGTCTTTTATAGGGTGTTTGCTGTTAATACCCATTTATTTTTTGGTACCCGAAATGAATAGCTATATTCGGCTGATCGTTAGTTTAACCGCTTCAGGAATTGTATATTTGTCGTTTCACCTATTTGTTGCAAAAACGGAACTTGTAAGAAAAATTTTGAAATTCGGTAAGTAA
- a CDS encoding glycosyltransferase family 2 protein, whose protein sequence is MSTNVTPFVSVIIPCYNVENYIQQGLDSVLKQTYARIEILCVDDGSSDNTLELLNEYAAKDGRIKVFTNDKNKGLIYTLNRLVELASTEVLVRFDPDDICETDRIERLMKVYTESNANLVSSDYALINEQSQCIKKRGFDLMSTPLGIRYTAIFNSPFPHPQSLIEKKIFYNHQYNDNFKAAEDYKLWCDLLLDKKFKGVIVHEKLYRYRLNTQGVSNIHSTVQIENHIKVAQFYLNRILDLPEKEINFWSIAKKTTVDFSRKNLMKELKNVQRVRKLFVRKYFPSNKELIEINSYTFQYFTFLFKNIYHFSIDSKIPKMEAVLIILIAMWKNIGLVSLNNIRWLLRNL, encoded by the coding sequence ATGTCTACCAATGTAACACCTTTCGTTTCGGTAATTATACCCTGTTATAATGTGGAGAATTATATACAGCAGGGTCTGGATTCTGTTTTGAAGCAAACCTATGCCCGGATAGAAATCCTGTGTGTGGATGATGGTTCTTCGGATAACACCTTAGAGTTATTAAACGAATATGCAGCGAAAGACGGGCGTATAAAGGTGTTCACCAATGACAAAAATAAGGGCTTGATATATACCTTGAACAGGCTGGTAGAGTTAGCCTCCACTGAAGTTTTGGTTCGGTTTGACCCTGATGATATTTGCGAAACCGACCGGATTGAGAGGTTAATGAAAGTTTATACTGAAAGTAACGCCAATTTAGTTTCAAGTGACTATGCTCTAATTAATGAACAATCTCAATGTATTAAAAAAAGAGGGTTTGATTTAATGTCTACACCATTAGGAATAAGATATACTGCCATTTTCAACTCCCCTTTTCCCCATCCACAATCATTGATTGAAAAAAAGATATTTTACAATCACCAATATAATGATAATTTTAAGGCCGCAGAAGATTATAAATTATGGTGTGATCTGCTCCTCGATAAGAAGTTTAAGGGGGTAATCGTTCATGAAAAATTGTACAGATACAGGTTAAATACACAGGGGGTATCCAATATACACTCCACGGTACAAATAGAGAATCACATCAAGGTTGCTCAATTCTATTTAAACCGTATTTTGGATTTACCGGAGAAGGAAATTAATTTTTGGTCTATCGCAAAGAAAACAACAGTAGATTTCAGCAGAAAGAACCTTATGAAAGAATTAAAGAATGTTCAAAGGGTTAGGAAGCTTTTTGTAAGGAAATATTTCCCTAGTAACAAGGAATTAATTGAAATTAATAGCTATACTTTCCAGTATTTTACATTTTTATTTAAAAATATCTATCACTTCTCGATCGATTCAAAAATTCCTAAAATGGAAGCGGTATTAATCATCCTTATAGCGATGTGGAAAAATATTGGTCTTGTTTCCTTAAACAATATAAGATGGCTCCTGAGAAACCTATAA
- a CDS encoding NAD-dependent epimerase/dehydratase family protein gives MNKLIITGASGFVGRNLSQFLKTKNWEINELSLRNKDWSNAIPTEAKAIIHLAGKAHDTANSSDASSYFEINTELTKRIFEFFLESKIHDFIYFSSVKAVADTVEGTLLENVIGNPKTLYGQSKLLAEEYILEQKLPEGKRIFIIRPCMIHGPGNKGNLNLLYKVVEKGIPWPLAAFNNQRSFLSIDNLNFLILKMLKNKDIPSGVYQFADDHNLSTNDLVKIIADVSGKKEKLWKINANLISACAKVGDVLKLPLNSERLKKLTESYVVSNTKIKAALGITQLPISAKEGLEKTIKSFQK, from the coding sequence ATGAACAAACTTATCATCACAGGTGCATCTGGCTTTGTAGGAAGAAATCTATCTCAATTTTTGAAAACTAAAAATTGGGAAATAAATGAATTATCTCTGCGAAATAAAGATTGGTCAAATGCAATTCCAACGGAAGCAAAAGCCATTATTCACCTTGCTGGAAAAGCTCATGATACAGCCAACTCATCAGATGCTTCCTCTTATTTTGAAATAAATACGGAGTTAACAAAACGGATTTTCGAGTTTTTTTTAGAGAGCAAAATTCATGATTTTATTTATTTCAGCAGTGTAAAAGCAGTTGCCGATACTGTGGAAGGAACCCTTCTCGAAAATGTAATTGGAAATCCGAAAACACTTTATGGTCAATCGAAGTTGTTGGCTGAAGAATATATTTTGGAGCAAAAATTGCCAGAAGGAAAGCGAATTTTTATCATTCGTCCTTGTATGATTCACGGGCCAGGAAACAAAGGGAATTTAAACTTACTGTACAAAGTCGTCGAAAAAGGAATTCCCTGGCCTTTGGCAGCTTTTAACAACCAGCGCTCTTTTTTAAGTATTGATAATCTTAATTTTTTAATTTTAAAAATGTTGAAAAATAAGGATATTCCTTCAGGCGTCTACCAGTTCGCCGATGATCACAATTTATCAACGAATGACCTGGTAAAAATTATTGCTGATGTTTCAGGTAAAAAAGAAAAGTTATGGAAAATCAATGCAAATCTCATTTCCGCTTGCGCTAAAGTCGGCGATGTTTTAAAATTACCACTTAATTCTGAACGGCTAAAAAAACTGACAGAAAGTTACGTCGTATCCAATACTAAAATAAAAGCGGCATTAGGCATCACCCAACTTCCCATTTCAGCTAAAGAAGGTTTAGAAAAAACTATTAAAAGTTTTCAAAAATAA
- a CDS encoding glycosyltransferase family 2 protein, translating into MAPEKPIKLSIIIPTIGRKKELQLLLNSIVKASLPFSFEVVIIDQNPAGFLEELVLSFAGVLPVQHHVVDFKGLSKAKNYGVLHSSGQYVSFPDDDCIVFKNTYPAAFAVLEKTAAALVFGKCIDDHGKDSVLNFQKKPSFLSPKTMAGGFVEATVIADREVLLHFTFDENMGAGTFFGAEEGFDWLYRILTESDYTAYYTPEIHFYHPQVILSKGDLASLNRVFQYRCGTAYLCVKHGLHYKFYKRLIMAQMACYIYFFTNRSNADYYKIEVLALKIGKICSKKKLF; encoded by the coding sequence ATGGCTCCTGAGAAACCTATAAAATTATCCATCATTATTCCTACCATAGGGAGAAAGAAAGAATTGCAGTTGCTGTTGAATTCAATAGTGAAGGCGTCTTTACCTTTCAGTTTTGAAGTAGTAATTATCGATCAGAATCCTGCCGGTTTCTTAGAGGAATTGGTACTCAGTTTTGCCGGTGTATTGCCTGTTCAACATCATGTGGTAGATTTTAAGGGACTGTCGAAAGCCAAAAATTATGGAGTGCTTCATTCTTCGGGACAATATGTAAGTTTCCCAGATGATGACTGTATTGTTTTTAAAAATACGTATCCAGCAGCGTTTGCTGTTTTAGAAAAGACGGCTGCTGCATTGGTTTTCGGAAAATGTATTGATGATCACGGAAAAGACAGTGTGCTGAATTTTCAAAAAAAACCTTCTTTCTTAAGTCCTAAAACCATGGCTGGTGGCTTTGTAGAAGCGACTGTCATTGCGGACCGGGAAGTACTCCTTCATTTCACTTTTGATGAAAATATGGGGGCGGGAACCTTCTTTGGTGCGGAAGAAGGTTTTGATTGGCTGTACAGAATTTTAACTGAATCAGACTACACAGCCTATTATACGCCAGAAATTCATTTTTACCATCCACAGGTTATTTTATCCAAAGGGGATTTGGCTTCTTTAAACCGGGTCTTTCAATACCGCTGCGGTACCGCTTATCTATGCGTGAAACATGGTTTGCATTACAAGTTTTATAAAAGATTGATCATGGCTCAGATGGCCTGCTATATTTATTTTTTCACAAATCGCTCTAATGCAGATTATTACAAAATTGAAGTCCTTGCTTTAAAAATTGGTAAAATATGTTCGAAAAAGAAATTATTTTAG
- a CDS encoding glycosyltransferase — protein sequence MTNISIVLYNTNTEELTKLIKSFTDYEESFNKIYVVDNSKKNTLEVFFKSFDFIKYIHNPSNPGFGAAHNLAIQKSIEDNAKYHFVVNPDIHFSEDVIGPMVAYMENNPDVGMMMPQILNEDGTVQNLPKLLPSLYSVLMRKFKKPSFIYNDFIEKYELRFVDNDMIYNAPILSGCFTLLNLGAVKKIGPYDDKFFMYFEDWDLSRRMHQKYKTIYFPNVSVYHGYHSGANRNKRLFKIFLNSAQTYFNKWGWFFDEERTKFNKETLNQFKK from the coding sequence ATGACTAATATCTCTATCGTTTTATACAATACTAACACAGAAGAATTAACCAAACTTATCAAATCATTTACTGATTATGAAGAAAGTTTCAATAAAATTTATGTTGTTGATAATTCAAAAAAAAATACATTAGAAGTTTTTTTTAAATCGTTTGATTTCATTAAATATATACATAATCCATCGAATCCTGGATTCGGTGCGGCACATAATTTAGCTATTCAAAAGTCTATTGAAGATAATGCAAAATATCATTTTGTTGTTAATCCCGATATTCATTTTAGTGAAGATGTGATTGGGCCGATGGTGGCTTACATGGAAAATAATCCGGATGTTGGCATGATGATGCCTCAGATTTTAAATGAAGACGGTACGGTACAGAACCTTCCTAAACTATTGCCATCACTCTATAGTGTTCTGATGCGAAAGTTTAAGAAACCGAGTTTCATTTACAATGACTTTATAGAAAAATATGAATTGCGGTTTGTGGACAATGATATGATTTATAATGCTCCGATTCTTTCAGGGTGTTTTACGCTTTTGAATTTAGGTGCTGTTAAAAAAATTGGCCCATATGACGACAAATTTTTTATGTATTTTGAAGATTGGGATTTATCAAGAAGGATGCATCAGAAATATAAAACAATTTACTTCCCAAATGTTTCCGTTTATCATGGTTATCACTCTGGGGCAAACCGAAATAAAAGGTTATTTAAAATATTCTTAAATTCAGCACAAACTTACTTTAATAAATGGGGTTGGTTTTTTGATGAAGAACGAACTAAATTTAATAAAGAGACGCTGAATCAGTTTAAAAAATAA
- a CDS encoding O-antigen polymerase — protein sequence MNKLKKIFVLTGFIQAVLLIIGYGLLYTYPNDLLLILLFVYSLFLGFFVIENRSPKLLANNTAIIFLIFLFLYGIYNAVIYTVIQGEMPADIYLASLIYALTIPAFIVTWLIQKPIRYDTAYQEQISIKRVNKAYSSLLLILLTSLIGYKSYFFISIGMFFNPSAMLGGNRFDLFKNISQLDVIFGLLITSIYLYFIFFYKQLSKKTLVYISVLLIYYILLQLSAGNRRDFIPIVLGAYWVYVNIKKIKFNFLGFLGILLMVLFFNYLGTIRAHLFSDHTSKQNDFIMTMTSNEFVYPFFTLSFEVDDYLRSSNYQFKNGETFVTYPVLTFIPRDIYSDKPISLANSFIRKFYGNRTVIGFAYTPVSEAFINFGILGPFFIYLIFGYLISNIQRNRNQILNFIFFAMIIDFSRGEIATFLYQFFFTAFFLLILPQFFYYFFLRIHHDQHHLR from the coding sequence ATGAACAAATTAAAGAAAATATTTGTTTTAACCGGTTTTATACAGGCTGTTTTGTTGATAATAGGTTACGGATTACTGTATACTTATCCCAATGATCTGCTGCTTATTTTATTATTTGTCTATTCTTTATTTTTAGGATTTTTTGTTATAGAAAACCGTTCTCCTAAACTGTTAGCCAATAATACTGCTATTATCTTTCTTATTTTTTTATTTCTTTATGGCATTTATAATGCGGTTATTTATACTGTAATACAAGGGGAGATGCCGGCTGATATCTATTTGGCTTCCTTAATATATGCTCTTACAATTCCAGCCTTTATAGTGACCTGGTTAATTCAAAAACCTATACGGTATGATACTGCCTACCAGGAACAAATCAGTATTAAAAGAGTAAATAAAGCATATAGTTCTTTATTACTTATCTTACTCACCTCTCTTATAGGATACAAATCTTATTTTTTTATTTCTATAGGAATGTTTTTTAACCCCAGCGCAATGTTAGGGGGTAATAGATTTGATCTGTTTAAAAACATAAGCCAATTAGATGTTATCTTTGGTTTACTTATCACCAGCATATATTTGTACTTTATATTCTTTTATAAACAATTATCAAAGAAAACTTTAGTTTATATAAGTGTCCTTCTAATATATTATATTCTGTTACAATTGAGTGCGGGAAATCGCAGAGATTTCATACCTATTGTTTTAGGAGCTTATTGGGTATATGTAAATATCAAAAAAATTAAATTTAATTTTTTAGGATTTTTGGGTATTCTGCTTATGGTTTTATTCTTTAATTATTTAGGAACAATAAGGGCACATCTGTTTTCCGATCACACATCCAAACAGAATGATTTCATAATGACCATGACGAGTAACGAATTTGTGTACCCTTTTTTTACCCTCAGTTTTGAAGTAGATGATTATTTAAGAAGCAGTAATTATCAATTTAAAAATGGTGAAACTTTTGTTACTTATCCAGTATTGACTTTTATTCCTCGTGATATTTACAGTGATAAACCAATATCCTTAGCCAATTCCTTTATCAGAAAATTTTACGGAAATAGAACGGTTATAGGATTTGCTTACACGCCGGTTTCTGAAGCTTTCATCAATTTTGGTATTTTGGGGCCTTTTTTTATTTATTTAATATTTGGGTATTTAATTTCAAATATTCAAAGAAATAGAAATCAGATTTTAAATTTTATTTTTTTTGCAATGATTATAGATTTCAGCAGGGGGGAGATAGCAACCTTCTTATATCAATTTTTTTTTACTGCTTTCTTTTTATTAATTTTACCTCAATTTTTTTATTATTTTTTTTTAAGAATTCATCATGATCAACATCATCTTCGATAA
- a CDS encoding DapH/DapD/GlmU-related protein: MKTIIRKYTILDYFILVKYKIFTLFFLRKARLIRTPIFVRGKFLIDFGSGLTTGRSCRIDAFLTNDNLNSQKIIKIGNNVEINDNVHIAATDRIDIGNNVLIASNVYISDHNHGIYKGIIQDSPLSKPNDRDIYSSPVIIEKNVWIGQYVCVLQGVTIGEGSIIGAMSVVNKDIPPYSIAVGSPAKVVKKYDFKNKIWISVSHD, from the coding sequence ATGAAAACAATAATTAGAAAATATACTATACTTGATTATTTTATTCTTGTAAAATATAAAATTTTTACGCTTTTTTTTCTAAGAAAAGCACGATTAATTAGAACACCAATATTTGTTAGGGGCAAATTTTTAATAGACTTTGGCTCGGGTTTAACTACTGGAAGAAGTTGTAGAATTGATGCATTTCTAACAAATGATAATTTGAATAGTCAAAAAATTATTAAAATTGGAAATAATGTGGAGATTAATGATAATGTCCATATAGCTGCAACCGATAGAATTGATATAGGCAATAATGTATTAATTGCAAGTAATGTATACATATCGGATCATAATCATGGTATTTATAAAGGAATTATACAAGATTCTCCTTTGTCTAAGCCTAATGATAGAGATATTTATTCTTCTCCAGTAATTATTGAAAAGAATGTTTGGATAGGACAGTACGTTTGCGTTTTACAGGGAGTAACTATTGGTGAGGGAAGTATTATTGGTGCTATGAGTGTTGTTAACAAAGATATACCTCCCTACAGCATAGCAGTAGGGAGTCCTGCTAAAGTGGTTAAAAAATATGATTTTAAAAATAAAATATGGATTTCTGTAAGTCATGACTAA
- a CDS encoding DapH/DapD/GlmU-related protein — protein sequence MKSSILRRYGLWGTVVMFFNLIRTKLLFPKARLIRFPIDVRGIRFIHVSEGFTTGSGCRIEAYPNRDEKVLYFGRNFQMNDYVHITATESVRIGDNVLLASKIYISDCAHGSYGGNQHDSHPASVPSQRHLFSKPVVIEDNVWIGEMVSVLPGVTIGTGSIIGANSVVSKSIPPNVIAVGSPAKPIKKFNFVTKIWEKI from the coding sequence ATGAAGAGTAGTATTCTAAGAAGGTACGGGCTGTGGGGAACTGTGGTGATGTTTTTTAATCTAATAAGAACAAAACTGCTGTTTCCCAAAGCGAGATTGATTAGGTTTCCCATTGACGTGCGTGGCATAAGGTTCATTCACGTCTCTGAAGGGTTTACTACCGGTTCAGGTTGCAGGATTGAGGCTTATCCCAACCGCGATGAAAAAGTGCTGTATTTCGGCAGAAACTTCCAGATGAATGATTATGTTCATATCACTGCAACGGAATCGGTGCGTATTGGTGATAACGTGCTGTTGGCGAGTAAAATTTATATTTCGGACTGCGCTCACGGAAGTTATGGCGGAAACCAGCACGACAGTCATCCTGCATCAGTCCCAAGTCAGCGGCATTTATTTTCGAAGCCTGTCGTGATTGAAGATAATGTATGGATCGGTGAGATGGTGTCTGTTTTGCCGGGCGTTACTATCGGAACAGGCAGTATTATTGGTGCGAATTCTGTGGTTTCCAAAAGTATTCCTCCCAACGTTATTGCAGTAGGATCGCCTGCTAAGCCAATAAAAAAGTTTAACTTTGTTACCAAAATTTGGGAGAAAATATAG
- a CDS encoding glycosyltransferase family 4 protein, whose translation MINIIFDNIIFSLQRSGGGSVYWNELIKRFIISKENCIFFDHGNNSLNFFRNELQLKIVKKETAFNLKIRRYLPFTKKISNKTIFHSSYYRYSNSKYAINVTTIHDLTAEKFRSGLARWINLQQKKQAVRKSKGIICISENTKKDLLHYIPEASTKEIRVIYNGVSDDYFKIDNDFDISLKDRRFKALQNGKYVLYVGHRSHYKNFDIAVKGMQECIKDYQFVIVGEPLSSTENSLVEKYLGSGYTVLSGLKNSKLNLLYNKAFALLYPSSYEGFGIPILEAMKTHCPVIANHSSSIPEVAGDAAILIGDIAPEKIGKAIKHLEEHDFRQELIKKGILQSAKFSWDKTSEEYLNFYKDLYEE comes from the coding sequence ATGATCAACATCATCTTCGATAATATCATTTTTTCTTTGCAGCGTTCAGGAGGGGGTTCTGTATATTGGAACGAGTTGATCAAACGATTTATTATTTCTAAAGAAAATTGTATATTTTTTGACCATGGAAATAATTCATTGAATTTTTTTAGAAACGAACTCCAGCTGAAAATTGTAAAAAAGGAAACTGCTTTTAATTTAAAGATCAGGAGATATCTGCCTTTTACTAAGAAAATATCCAATAAGACAATTTTTCATTCAAGCTATTATCGGTACAGCAATTCTAAATATGCGATTAATGTTACGACCATTCACGATCTGACCGCTGAAAAATTCAGAAGTGGCTTAGCGCGATGGATTAATCTGCAGCAGAAAAAACAGGCGGTCCGAAAATCAAAAGGGATTATCTGTATTTCTGAAAATACGAAAAAAGATTTATTGCATTATATTCCTGAAGCCTCAACGAAAGAAATACGGGTCATCTATAATGGCGTGAGCGATGATTATTTTAAAATCGATAATGATTTTGATATATCCTTAAAAGATCGCCGTTTTAAAGCGTTACAAAATGGTAAATATGTACTGTATGTAGGACACCGGTCGCATTATAAAAATTTTGATATTGCTGTAAAGGGCATGCAGGAATGTATAAAAGATTATCAGTTCGTAATCGTGGGTGAACCTTTGAGCAGTACCGAAAATAGTTTAGTGGAAAAGTATCTTGGTTCTGGCTATACCGTGCTTTCAGGACTGAAGAATAGTAAGTTAAATTTGCTTTATAATAAGGCATTTGCTCTTTTGTATCCCTCTTCCTATGAAGGGTTTGGCATTCCCATTTTAGAAGCGATGAAAACACACTGCCCGGTGATTGCAAATCATAGCTCTTCTATTCCGGAAGTGGCAGGGGATGCCGCTATATTGATTGGCGATATAGCACCAGAAAAGATTGGGAAAGCCATAAAACATTTAGAGGAGCACGATTTTAGACAGGAGTTAATCAAAAAAGGGATTTTGCAGAGCGCAAAGTTCAGTTGGGATAAAACAAGTGAGGAGTATTTAAATTTTTACAAAGATTTATATGAAGAGTAG